A genomic region of Runella rosea contains the following coding sequences:
- a CDS encoding serine hydrolase domain-containing protein, which yields MKVKVKFALTLFLTTTIFCKNIVGQSTSKTTPKTSIDSFIESKMSETGIVGIGASIIVDKKIVWTNGYGYADKETKTPFTPSTIMNIASISKTFTGFCIMKAVEEGKVSLDEDINSYLPFKVINPNFPNGKITLRHLATHTSSIIDRHPIYSETYYYGGNKPEPLGDFLKNYFVEGGKYYSKDNFLNAKPATNRDYSNIGAGLAGYIVELRTGKKLNEYAKEHIFNPLKMQNSGWSLTEIDLNKHTKLYEKKGDSIVQVQLYEGTTYPDGGVRTSVNELSNFFISLLNEGKFKKTRILKKETIQEMLRFQYTETNKPENVKLNKVNQGIFWATKLGATRIGHNGSDPGVRTFMLSDLNKEYAVIVFFNTSLEEKYEGDFFDIYEELYKYAKDLKAKQTTSR from the coding sequence ATGAAAGTGAAAGTGAAATTCGCATTGACGCTATTTTTAACAACAACTATATTTTGTAAAAATATAGTGGGACAATCTACTAGCAAAACGACACCAAAGACTTCAATAGATAGTTTTATTGAAAGCAAGATGAGCGAAACAGGAATAGTTGGCATTGGAGCATCTATCATCGTAGATAAAAAAATAGTTTGGACAAATGGTTACGGCTATGCTGATAAGGAAACCAAAACTCCTTTTACCCCTTCGACTATTATGAATATTGCATCCATAAGTAAAACTTTTACAGGTTTCTGTATTATGAAAGCTGTTGAAGAAGGAAAAGTTTCACTTGACGAGGACATTAATAGTTACTTGCCTTTCAAAGTGATTAATCCAAATTTTCCCAATGGAAAAATAACATTAAGACATTTGGCAACGCATACATCAAGTATAATTGACCGTCATCCCATTTATTCTGAAACTTATTATTATGGTGGAAATAAACCAGAACCATTAGGAGATTTCTTAAAAAACTATTTTGTAGAAGGAGGAAAATATTACTCAAAAGATAATTTTCTTAATGCAAAGCCAGCAACAAATAGAGATTACTCAAATATTGGTGCAGGGTTAGCGGGATATATAGTTGAATTAAGAACAGGAAAAAAATTAAATGAATACGCAAAAGAACATATTTTCAACCCTTTGAAAATGCAAAATTCAGGTTGGAGTTTGACTGAAATAGACCTAAATAAACATACTAAACTTTATGAGAAAAAGGGCGACAGTATAGTGCAAGTACAATTATACGAAGGTACAACCTACCCTGACGGTGGTGTTAGAACTTCTGTAAATGAACTGTCTAATTTTTTCATAAGTCTACTTAACGAGGGGAAATTCAAGAAAACAAGAATTCTAAAAAAAGAAACAATTCAAGAAATGCTTAGATTTCAATATACAGAAACAAATAAACCTGAAAATGTAAAATTAAATAAAGTTAATCAAGGTATTTTCTGGGCTACTAAGTTAGGAGCTACTCGTATTGGACACAATGGTTCTGACCCGGGTGTTAGAACTTTTATGCTTTCAGATTTGAATAAGGAATATGCAGTAATTGTTTTTTTTAATACTTCATTAGAAGAAAAGTATGAAGGCGATTTTTTTGACATTTATGAGGAACTCTACAAATACGCAAAAGACTTGAAGGCGAAACAAACAACCAGCCGCTAA
- a CDS encoding HNH endonuclease domain-containing protein, whose translation MKFIPRREPEYFKDLNLSIDNYQRYFRQIRPDIIREFNNKCGYCECDLNLTSLPNIDNFYPKSIYPEKAFEWNNLILCCQVCNISKANRFPQDENGNSLLINPSIENPDEHIELDANSGLLNGLTEKGKVTISTLGLNRQELVEFRRRNENVQQIQSLFPSINIEQDRNTIYQTFIDNTKMISDVNSKLKYNSNEDTLIAYLLYANIITSLETYLADIFINTIFHNTLYLRKFVETYPKFKGNENGHKFTLSEIYNKYDKIEEIVTDEILGIIYHNLQTIKPMFKDTFEVQFPKDMRNIFIAIQVRHDIVHRNGKTKIDKETKSFTEHTIGKVEIENLIIETSKFVEEIDKQMMKL comes from the coding sequence ATGAAATTTATTCCAAGAAGAGAACCTGAATACTTTAAAGACTTAAATCTAAGTATTGACAATTATCAAAGGTATTTTAGACAAATCCGACCTGACATAATTAGAGAATTTAATAATAAGTGTGGTTATTGTGAATGTGATTTAAATCTCACAAGCTTGCCTAACATTGATAACTTTTATCCCAAAAGCATTTATCCTGAAAAAGCCTTTGAATGGAATAATTTAATTCTTTGTTGTCAAGTATGTAATATTAGTAAAGCAAACCGCTTTCCTCAGGACGAAAATGGAAATTCATTATTAATTAATCCGTCAATTGAAAATCCAGATGAACACATAGAATTAGACGCTAATTCTGGTTTGTTAAATGGGTTAACTGAAAAAGGAAAAGTTACAATATCAACCCTTGGTTTAAATAGACAGGAATTAGTTGAATTCAGAAGGAGAAATGAAAATGTCCAACAAATTCAATCATTATTCCCAAGTATAAATATTGAACAGGACAGGAACACAATTTATCAGACATTTATAGATAACACGAAAATGATTTCTGATGTAAATAGTAAATTAAAATATAATTCTAACGAAGACACACTTATTGCATATTTACTTTACGCAAATATCATCACATCACTCGAAACTTATTTAGCTGATATTTTTATTAACACAATTTTTCATAACACACTATACCTAAGAAAGTTTGTGGAGACTTATCCTAAATTCAAAGGAAATGAGAATGGACATAAGTTTACGCTTTCTGAAATCTATAATAAATATGATAAAATTGAAGAAATAGTTACTGACGAGATACTAGGAATTATCTACCATAATCTTCAAACTATCAAGCCGATGTTTAAAGACACATTTGAAGTACAATTTCCAAAAGATATGAGAAATATATTTATCGCTATTCAAGTTCGACACGACATCGTTCATAGGAATGGAAAAACAAAAATCGACAAAGAAACTAAGTCATTTACTGAACATACAATTGGAAAAGTAGAAATTGAAAATTTAATTATTGAAACATCAAAATTTGTTGAGGAAATTGATAAACAAATGATGAAATTATAA
- a CDS encoding PhzF family phenazine biosynthesis protein, whose translation MKHKLYQIDAFTDTIFGGNPACVVPLDKWLPDKILLKIAKENAVAETAFFVDKGEKIHLRWFTPEIEMDLCGHATLATAHSLATILDYKKDKIVFETLSGDLIVKIENGHYKMDFPSRMPIADILPPTISKSLNIQPKEILKARDYVLVYENEAEIRNIKIDRQLLDQINLDPGGVIVTAVGNNCDFVSRFFTPQASILEDPVTGSAHCSLIPFWANRLNKKELYAQQVSERLGKLYCEDRGERVIISGQAKTYSIGEFWTE comes from the coding sequence GTGAAACATAAATTATATCAAATAGACGCTTTTACCGACACAATTTTTGGAGGAAATCCTGCTTGTGTGGTGCCACTTGACAAATGGTTGCCTGACAAAATCTTGTTGAAAATAGCAAAAGAAAACGCAGTTGCTGAAACTGCTTTTTTTGTTGACAAAGGAGAAAAAATTCATTTACGATGGTTTACGCCTGAAATTGAAATGGATTTGTGCGGTCACGCTACACTTGCAACAGCTCACAGTTTAGCGACAATTCTTGACTATAAGAAAGATAAAATTGTATTTGAAACTTTAAGTGGCGACTTAATTGTCAAAATTGAAAATGGGCACTATAAAATGGACTTCCCATCAAGAATGCCTATTGCCGACATCTTACCACCGACAATTTCAAAATCTTTGAATATTCAACCGAAAGAAATTTTGAAAGCAAGAGATTATGTTTTGGTGTATGAAAACGAAGCTGAAATCAGAAATATTAAAATTGACAGACAATTGCTCGACCAAATAAATCTCGACCCAGGAGGTGTAATTGTAACAGCAGTAGGAAATAACTGCGATTTCGTTTCAAGGTTTTTTACACCACAAGCATCAATATTAGAAGACCCCGTAACAGGTTCAGCACATTGTTCTCTAATTCCATTTTGGGCTAATAGACTCAATAAAAAAGAACTTTATGCTCAACAAGTTTCTGAACGATTAGGGAAATTGTATTGTGAAGACAGAGGAGAACGAGTGATTATTAGTGGACAAGCAAAAACATATTCAATTGGAGAATTTTGGACAGAATAA
- a CDS encoding Crp/Fnr family transcriptional regulator, producing the protein MQDILFDFISKYVSLTEDEKNAIVSLDIFRSVKKGTTLLKEGQKSKHSYFVLKGCIRTYYVLDGEEKTTGFYTEMDALTPPCVISKTPSQYFISCVEDSILLVSNSDMEVEVNSKFPKFEIMCRILSEELLAKQRIDFDEFKTSSPEQRYLNLIQKRPDLIQRVPQHQLASYLGIKPQSLSRLRARIIEKDKG; encoded by the coding sequence ATGCAAGACATATTATTTGACTTTATATCAAAATACGTTTCTCTCACAGAAGATGAAAAGAACGCAATCGTTTCTTTGGACATATTTCGCTCGGTAAAGAAAGGGACGACTTTACTCAAAGAAGGACAAAAATCAAAACATAGCTACTTTGTTCTAAAAGGCTGTATACGAACATATTATGTTTTAGATGGTGAAGAAAAAACTACTGGTTTCTACACAGAAATGGACGCTTTGACTCCCCCTTGTGTAATAAGCAAAACTCCTTCTCAATATTTTATTAGTTGTGTTGAAGACAGTATACTTTTAGTTTCAAATTCTGATATGGAAGTAGAAGTAAACAGTAAATTTCCAAAGTTTGAAATAATGTGTAGAATATTGTCAGAAGAATTGTTAGCTAAACAACGTATAGACTTTGACGAATTTAAGACCTCTTCACCCGAACAACGATACCTGAACTTAATACAAAAAAGACCTGACCTTATTCAACGTGTGCCACAACACCAATTGGCGAGCTATTTAGGTATCAAACCTCAATCTTTAAGCAGGTTAAGAGCAAGAATTATAGAGAAAGATAAAGGGTAA
- a CDS encoding DUF6326 family protein: MNTQKTSQNALEEIKVSLKLKLAALWASLMFLYIYVDYFHLFMPGTLQDMLAGKVFVFDITQGFLLAALASMTIPALMIFLSVALPAKVNRFTNIIVATIYIPYTLFNLAGEAWMHMLFGAVVEVVLLCLIISYAWKWPRTQLSALTEN; encoded by the coding sequence ATGAATACGCAAAAAACATCACAAAATGCACTAGAGGAAATCAAAGTCAGTTTGAAACTAAAGCTGGCAGCGCTGTGGGCAAGTTTAATGTTTCTCTATATCTATGTAGATTATTTCCACTTATTTATGCCAGGTACACTACAGGATATGTTAGCAGGCAAGGTATTTGTATTTGATATTACGCAAGGGTTTCTTTTGGCAGCACTCGCCTCAATGACAATTCCAGCACTGATGATTTTCCTTTCTGTTGCCCTGCCAGCTAAAGTAAATCGCTTTACAAACATAATCGTGGCTACGATTTATATTCCCTATACTTTGTTTAATTTGGCTGGTGAAGCTTGGATGCACATGTTATTTGGCGCTGTTGTAGAAGTCGTTCTTCTTTGTCTAATTATCAGTTATGCATGGAAATGGCCTCGCACCCAACTTAGCGCTTTGACTGAAAACTAA
- a CDS encoding transposase zinc-binding domain-containing protein has product MQPCREVAHVLDCLGAGIEVLELNGLQLRTLRAILRLWAFIWTPVMLCGNISISYNFCLIRHCPKCQGHKREEWIQARGGDLLPVPSFHVVFTLPSELNQLTLHQPK; this is encoded by the coding sequence ATGCAGCCATGCCGTGAAGTTGCCCATGTGCTGGATTGTTTGGGAGCAGGCATTGAAGTATTGGAGTTAAACGGCTTGCAACTGCGCACCTTGCGGGCGATACTTCGGTTATGGGCGTTCATTTGGACGCCTGTGATGCTTTGCGGAAACATCAGCATTAGCTATAATTTTTGCCTCATTAGACACTGTCCAAAGTGCCAAGGCCACAAACGGGAAGAATGGATACAGGCACGGGGGGGCGATTTATTGCCTGTGCCATCCTTCCATGTGGTCTTTACGCTTCCCTCTGAATTGAATCAACTAACACTCCATCAGCCCAAATAG
- a CDS encoding DoxX family protein, which translates to MQIIMLNKLEQYYYEAKGNKWYGYFAIFCRLALAVAWVISGLVKIKGERFAAGLSSNHPLGQYFDALLNTGYYYTFIGVGQVIVALLLLIPRTALLGAISSFPIILNICVLTYSVRFEGTRAATFMLLANLFLLCWDYNRLKSILPFKQDKLDAHSIKEKPLKSRFPFLFFGGVVATLALVVFLNNIIYDIRPGNSPEECTNGCPDNSNPKACQEFCDCIHNKGKPIGKCLEEYEKAK; encoded by the coding sequence ATGCAAATCATTATGTTGAATAAACTTGAGCAATATTATTATGAAGCAAAGGGAAACAAATGGTATGGCTACTTTGCCATATTTTGCCGTTTGGCTTTGGCTGTTGCATGGGTAATTTCAGGATTAGTAAAAATTAAAGGAGAACGCTTTGCAGCAGGTTTATCTTCCAATCATCCATTAGGACAGTATTTTGATGCTTTACTCAATACTGGATACTATTATACATTTATTGGTGTAGGGCAGGTAATAGTTGCTCTCCTATTACTCATTCCAAGAACTGCACTACTCGGTGCCATTAGCAGCTTCCCTATTATACTGAATATTTGTGTACTGACATATTCTGTTCGGTTTGAAGGCACTCGTGCAGCAACATTTATGTTATTGGCCAATTTATTTTTATTATGTTGGGACTACAACCGCTTAAAATCTATTCTTCCATTCAAACAAGATAAATTGGATGCACACTCTATTAAAGAAAAACCCTTAAAAAGCAGGTTCCCATTTTTATTTTTTGGAGGGGTTGTGGCAACTCTTGCTTTAGTTGTATTTTTAAACAATATCATATATGACATTCGACCTGGTAATTCACCAGAGGAATGTACAAATGGTTGTCCTGATAATAGTAATCCAAAGGCTTGTCAAGAATTTTGTGATTGTATTCATAACAAAGGAAAACCTATTGGTAAATGTTTAGAAGAGTACGAAAAGGCAAAATAA
- a CDS encoding DUF4287 domain-containing protein, producing MSFQAYIDNIKAKTGKTPDDFKKLAEEKGFLQNGQLVKTVKATEITNWLKEEFELGYGHAMAVYATFKGKTE from the coding sequence ATGTCATTTCAAGCTTACATAGACAACATTAAAGCCAAGACAGGTAAGACACCTGATGACTTCAAAAAACTTGCCGAAGAAAAAGGATTTTTGCAAAATGGACAACTTGTAAAAACTGTGAAAGCCACTGAAATTACAAATTGGCTTAAAGAGGAATTTGAATTGGGATATGGACACGCAATGGCAGTATATGCAACCTTCAAGGGGAAAACTGAATGA
- a CDS encoding DUF1801 domain-containing protein, protein MNIQEQIKKYIDSQPEPKRSEIEALHLLILQALSNCKLWFIDGKDEKGKIVSNPQIGYGLQTIKYADGKTKEFYQIGISANTTGISIYIMGIEDKKYLPETYGTTIGKANVTGYCVKFTRLKDINIDILEKAIRDGVKQTS, encoded by the coding sequence ATGAACATACAAGAACAAATCAAAAAGTATATTGACAGCCAACCTGAACCCAAACGTTCTGAAATAGAAGCGTTGCACCTACTTATACTTCAAGCCTTATCAAATTGCAAACTATGGTTCATAGACGGAAAAGACGAGAAAGGAAAAATTGTTTCTAATCCTCAAATAGGATATGGTCTTCAAACAATAAAATATGCTGATGGAAAGACCAAAGAGTTTTACCAAATTGGTATAAGTGCAAACACTACAGGAATTTCAATTTATATTATGGGCATTGAAGACAAAAAGTATTTGCCCGAAACCTATGGAACAACAATAGGTAAGGCAAATGTAACGGGCTATTGCGTCAAGTTCACAAGGCTAAAAGACATAAACATTGATATACTTGAAAAGGCAATACGTGATGGTGTTAAGCAAACAAGTTAA
- a CDS encoding dihydrofolate reductase family protein: MRKIISFMHISLDGFVAGPNGEMDWIKADEEIFDYVGKRISESDTALYGRVTYEIMENYWPTAANKPTATKHDIEHSKWYSKVHKVVLSKTMKDTGLTNTKMISDNLSDSIYEIKQSRSASGGSESKDILLFGSPTATHSLMQQNLIDGYWLFVNPIILGQGIPLFVDIKDKIKLKLLTTQPFTCGVTELNYTVERQ; encoded by the coding sequence ATGAGAAAAATAATTTCATTTATGCACATATCGCTTGACGGCTTTGTTGCAGGACCAAACGGAGAAATGGACTGGATTAAAGCTGATGAAGAAATTTTTGATTATGTCGGTAAGCGGATAAGCGAAAGCGACACTGCATTGTATGGACGAGTAACTTATGAGATAATGGAAAATTACTGGCCTACCGCAGCAAATAAGCCAACAGCAACCAAGCACGACATTGAACATTCAAAATGGTATAGCAAAGTTCACAAAGTTGTTTTATCAAAAACAATGAAAGACACAGGTTTGACTAACACAAAAATGATTAGTGACAACCTTTCGGATAGCATATATGAAATAAAACAATCCCGTTCCGCATCAGGCGGAAGCGAGAGCAAAGACATCTTGCTTTTTGGTAGCCCTACAGCAACACATTCACTTATGCAGCAGAATTTAATTGACGGCTATTGGTTATTTGTTAATCCTATTATTCTTGGACAAGGCATTCCATTGTTTGTAGACATCAAAGACAAAATAAAACTAAAATTATTGACTACTCAACCATTTACTTGCGGAGTAACTGAGCTGAATTACACAGTGGAAAGGCAATAA
- a CDS encoding cryptochrome/photolyase family protein, whose protein sequence is MQTCKLVFPHQLFQFNPLFSIEGDIYLIEELLFFHQYNFHKQKIAFHRATMKYYENYLLQKGFSVKYVQATEQEADIRLLIIHLHSLGVDSLVIVDPVDEWLLKRIRISCAKLKMSLKIMESPMFLNTSQELALFFNPNKKKFFQTEFYKQERIKRKILIDSSEGPVGGQWTFDVENRKKYPKGKSVIKVAFPPTNNYTQEAHSYTHQYFSGNIGSLNDSITYPIGYEASAQWLNQFFEHRMAEFGEYEDAILRKEMLLNHSLLTPMLNVGMLTPDQIVNQALDYSRDNSVPINSLEGFIRQIIGWREFIRGVYITKGNEERTKNHWGFTRKIPKSFYDGSTGITPVDDTIQKILKTGYCHHIERLMVLGNFMLLCEFDPNEVYRWFMELFIDAYDWVMVPNVYGMSQFADGGLMATKPYISGSNYLMKMSDYPKGNWQATWDALFWRFLDNHRAFFLKNPRLSMLVKTFDKWEESKKKAIHQNASDYLAGLT, encoded by the coding sequence ATGCAAACTTGTAAGCTCGTTTTTCCCCACCAATTATTTCAGTTTAATCCACTATTTTCCATTGAAGGTGATATTTATCTGATAGAGGAACTTTTATTTTTTCATCAGTACAACTTTCATAAGCAAAAAATAGCTTTCCATCGAGCAACTATGAAATATTACGAAAATTACCTACTCCAAAAGGGATTTTCTGTAAAATATGTTCAAGCCACCGAACAGGAAGCAGACATTAGACTGTTGATCATTCATTTGCACAGTTTAGGCGTCGATTCTTTAGTCATTGTCGACCCTGTTGACGAGTGGTTATTAAAAAGAATTAGAATCAGTTGCGCAAAACTAAAGATGAGTCTTAAGATAATGGAATCCCCCATGTTTTTGAATACATCTCAAGAATTAGCACTTTTTTTCAACCCCAATAAAAAGAAATTTTTTCAAACTGAATTTTATAAACAGGAACGAATCAAAAGAAAAATTTTAATCGACTCATCGGAAGGACCAGTCGGTGGTCAATGGACTTTTGACGTAGAAAATCGAAAAAAATATCCCAAGGGTAAGTCAGTGATAAAAGTGGCGTTCCCACCAACAAATAACTATACCCAGGAAGCTCATAGCTATACTCATCAATACTTTTCTGGCAATATTGGTAGCCTAAATGATAGCATAACTTACCCCATTGGATACGAAGCAAGTGCACAATGGCTAAATCAATTTTTTGAACATCGTATGGCAGAATTTGGTGAGTACGAAGATGCCATTTTGCGCAAAGAAATGCTGCTCAACCATAGTTTGCTGACACCCATGCTCAACGTCGGTATGCTTACACCTGACCAGATTGTAAATCAGGCTTTAGATTATAGTCGGGACAACAGTGTTCCCATCAATTCGCTTGAAGGGTTCATTCGCCAAATAATTGGTTGGCGGGAGTTCATCAGAGGAGTTTATATTACAAAGGGAAATGAAGAACGAACCAAAAACCATTGGGGCTTCACCAGAAAAATCCCAAAAAGTTTTTATGATGGTAGCACTGGAATTACCCCAGTGGATGACACTATTCAAAAGATTCTAAAAACAGGGTACTGTCATCATATTGAACGACTTATGGTACTGGGCAACTTTATGTTACTTTGTGAGTTTGACCCCAATGAGGTATACCGCTGGTTTATGGAGTTATTTATTGACGCCTATGACTGGGTGATGGTGCCCAATGTGTACGGTATGAGTCAGTTTGCCGATGGAGGATTAATGGCCACCAAGCCCTACATAAGCGGCAGTAATTATTTGATGAAAATGAGTGACTATCCCAAGGGCAACTGGCAGGCAACTTGGGATGCTTTATTTTGGCGATTTTTAGACAATCACCGTGCTTTTTTCCTCAAAAACCCAAGGTTGAGTATGCTGGTTAAGACTTTTGATAAGTGGGAAGAAAGCAAAAAGAAAGCAATCCATCAAAACGCAAGTGATTATCTCGCAGGCTTGACTTAA
- a CDS encoding TolB family protein, which translates to MKKTFPLFAALLVGLLLTIGCNRTPEPSPNDPLLMSAVANYTEEKVTIESIGSVFVGTTGPRPVDFDKTEVWMSEGSPSNLKLVQTTEQKKIDLAGLQADKVYYVAVKGSKGEYWSELSTPILVIPNRLKPVKELLQTTNAVSFYLSPAGTYSLVQSQDSKELTLNQLVSGKAQKLTYPSTIFFRNWGAGGEQILFETSVNQRRKYVIYDINKETFSEFTLPSTANVWVAALAPDGKKIAYTDYNRTGNVWLYDAETNTEKRTTLPQPYDMAWTADSRSLLVHRYSSVSGEAQEIVNYDPEKDAVTKTLFVTPPKGAVQWPKLSPTGNQLLFSATLSGQSHIWLYDIMTEKLRPVTKGTFQFGWLSGSEFYAVEEGSTSRVLLYRE; encoded by the coding sequence ATGAAAAAGACGTTCCCCCTTTTTGCGGCGTTGCTCGTTGGGCTATTGTTGACCATTGGATGCAATAGAACCCCCGAACCCTCTCCCAACGACCCCCTGCTGATGAGCGCAGTCGCCAACTATACCGAGGAGAAAGTGACCATTGAATCTATCGGCAGCGTTTTTGTCGGGACTACTGGGCCACGACCCGTGGATTTTGATAAAACAGAGGTGTGGATGTCGGAGGGTAGCCCTTCAAATTTGAAATTGGTTCAAACCACCGAACAAAAAAAAATTGACCTTGCGGGCCTGCAGGCGGATAAAGTGTATTATGTGGCCGTAAAAGGCAGTAAAGGTGAGTATTGGTCAGAGTTAAGCACGCCTATCTTGGTGATTCCTAACCGGTTGAAACCAGTCAAAGAACTGTTGCAAACCACCAATGCCGTCAGTTTTTACTTGTCTCCGGCGGGTACTTATTCCTTAGTTCAGTCACAAGATTCTAAAGAGTTGACGTTGAATCAGTTGGTTTCGGGGAAAGCCCAAAAGCTTACGTATCCGTCAACGATTTTTTTTAGAAATTGGGGGGCTGGTGGGGAACAAATTCTGTTTGAAACTTCGGTAAATCAACGTCGAAAGTACGTCATTTACGACATTAATAAGGAAACCTTTAGTGAGTTTACGCTGCCGTCAACGGCCAATGTTTGGGTGGCGGCTCTGGCTCCCGACGGTAAAAAAATCGCTTACACCGACTATAACCGCACAGGAAATGTGTGGCTCTACGATGCTGAGACCAATACCGAGAAACGCACGACCCTGCCCCAGCCCTACGACATGGCTTGGACCGCCGACAGCCGCTCATTGTTGGTGCATCGTTATAGCTCGGTTTCGGGAGAGGCGCAGGAGATTGTGAACTACGACCCCGAAAAGGATGCCGTCACCAAAACCCTGTTTGTGACGCCGCCTAAAGGCGCGGTTCAGTGGCCTAAGCTGTCGCCTACGGGGAATCAATTGTTGTTTTCTGCCACACTTTCGGGGCAGTCGCACATTTGGTTGTATGACATAATGACCGAAAAACTACGCCCCGTCACCAAGGGAACTTTCCAGTTTGGGTGGCTTTCTGGCTCAGAATTTTACGCCGTAGAAGAAGGAAGTACGTCAAGGGTTTTGCTATACCGGGAGTAA